From the genome of Bordetella sp. H567, one region includes:
- a CDS encoding cytochrome c oxidase subunit 3 — protein MSETALDLPDTARAYQARLGMWVFLATEMMFFGPIFLAYAVGRLHLPHAFTAASHHTDVVLGTINTMVLLTSSAAIASSTECARGGAMRLARRLMWLTVVLGCVFLAIKGYEYVKDVREGLFPAAGFHAAGLAGEAGARLFFFLYFVATGLHAVHLTVGICLVLAVLRQAARAPAVPVLRRLEATGLYWHFVDIVWVFLFPILYLAGRAS, from the coding sequence ATGAGCGAGACCGCCCTGGACCTGCCGGACACCGCGCGCGCCTACCAGGCGCGCCTGGGCATGTGGGTGTTCCTGGCCACCGAGATGATGTTCTTCGGGCCCATCTTCTTGGCCTACGCGGTCGGCCGCCTGCATCTGCCGCACGCCTTCACCGCGGCCAGTCATCATACCGACGTGGTGCTGGGTACGATCAATACGATGGTGCTGCTGACCAGCAGCGCCGCGATCGCGTCGTCGACCGAGTGCGCGCGCGGCGGCGCCATGCGCCTGGCGCGGCGGCTGATGTGGCTGACGGTCGTGCTGGGCTGCGTGTTCCTGGCCATCAAGGGCTACGAGTACGTCAAGGATGTGCGGGAAGGCCTTTTTCCCGCCGCGGGCTTCCATGCGGCCGGCCTGGCCGGGGAAGCCGGCGCGCGGCTGTTCTTTTTCCTCTATTTCGTCGCCACCGGGCTGCACGCGGTCCACCTGACGGTGGGCATCTGCCTGGTGCTGGCCGTCTTGCGCCAGGCCGCGCGGGCGCCGGCCGTTCCGGTGCTGCGGCGGCTGGAAGCCACCGGCCTCTACTGGCATTTCGTCGATATCGTGTGGGTGTTCCTCTTTCCCATCCTGTACCTGGCGGGGAGGGCGTCATGA